The following coding sequences are from one Pseudonocardia sp. HH130630-07 window:
- a CDS encoding flavin-containing monooxygenase: protein MPEQVDTVIVGSGFAGLGAAIRLDGAGRRDWVLLEKAGTLGGTWRDNVYPGCACDVESHLYSFSFFPHDGWTRTFARQAEIRSYLEDVADHYRLRDRVRFGAHVTGAEWDGTHWDVTLADGDVLRARYVVFGTGALHEPAVPEIEGLSGFAGAAFHSAQWDPSVDLRGKRVAVIGTGASAIQFVPAIAPEAGHLTLFQRTAPWVLPKPDKPIPERTRRAFRRVPGLRRAYRAALYWRHEAMVVGFLHPRVMRIAERVARLYLRRAFAGDDALRRAVTPDFTMGCKRVLMSNDYYPALRRADVTVETTGIARITERGVVTTDGAEHPCDVIVFGTGFRVGDGMSRMTITGRDGVKLADAWQDGPQALYGTTVAGFPNLFSVVGPNTGLGHSSMVLMIESQLNYVLGAMDLVDRHRAVAVDTRRDVQDAHNADLQARLGAAVWGSGGCASWYLDAHGRNRTLWPGYTFDFRRRTRRVDPAAHELVA from the coding sequence ATGCCCGAGCAGGTCGACACGGTCATCGTCGGGAGCGGGTTCGCCGGCCTCGGCGCGGCGATCCGGCTGGACGGCGCCGGCCGCCGGGACTGGGTGCTGCTGGAGAAGGCCGGCACCCTCGGCGGCACCTGGCGCGACAACGTCTACCCGGGTTGTGCCTGCGACGTGGAGTCGCACCTGTACTCGTTCTCGTTCTTCCCGCACGACGGCTGGACCCGCACCTTCGCCCGGCAGGCCGAGATCCGGTCCTACCTGGAGGACGTCGCCGACCACTACCGGCTCCGCGACCGCGTCCGGTTCGGCGCGCACGTCACCGGGGCGGAGTGGGACGGCACGCACTGGGACGTCACGCTCGCCGACGGCGACGTGCTGCGGGCCCGCTACGTCGTGTTCGGCACCGGCGCGCTGCACGAACCGGCGGTCCCGGAGATCGAGGGGCTCTCCGGGTTCGCCGGTGCCGCGTTCCACTCGGCGCAGTGGGACCCGTCGGTCGACCTGCGCGGCAAGCGGGTCGCGGTGATCGGGACCGGGGCGTCGGCGATCCAGTTCGTCCCGGCGATCGCGCCGGAGGCCGGGCACCTCACGCTGTTCCAGCGCACCGCACCGTGGGTGCTGCCGAAGCCGGACAAGCCGATCCCCGAGCGCACCCGGCGGGCCTTCCGGCGGGTGCCCGGCCTGCGCCGCGCCTACCGGGCGGCGCTGTACTGGCGGCACGAGGCGATGGTCGTCGGGTTCCTGCACCCGCGGGTCATGCGGATCGCCGAGCGGGTCGCCCGGCTGTACCTGCGCCGCGCGTTCGCCGGGGACGACGCGCTGCGCCGGGCCGTGACGCCGGACTTCACGATGGGCTGCAAGCGGGTGCTGATGAGCAACGACTACTACCCGGCCCTGCGGCGCGCCGACGTCACCGTCGAGACCACGGGCATCGCCCGGATCACCGAGCGTGGCGTCGTCACCACGGACGGGGCCGAGCACCCGTGCGACGTCATCGTGTTCGGCACCGGCTTCCGGGTCGGCGACGGCATGAGCCGCATGACGATCACCGGCCGGGACGGGGTGAAGCTCGCCGACGCCTGGCAGGACGGCCCGCAGGCGCTGTACGGCACCACGGTCGCCGGGTTCCCCAATCTCTTCTCCGTCGTCGGGCCGAACACCGGGCTGGGGCACAGCTCGATGGTGCTGATGATCGAGTCCCAGCTGAACTACGTCCTCGGCGCGATGGACCTGGTGGACCGGCACCGGGCGGTCGCCGTCGACACCCGCCGCGACGTGCAGGACGCGCACAACGCCGATCTGCAGGCCCGGCTCGGTGCGGCGGTCTGGGGTTCCGGGGGCTGCGCGTCCTGGTACCTGGACGCCCACGGCCGGAACCGGACGCTGTGGCCCGGGTACACGTTCGACTTCCGGCGCCGCACCCGCCGGGTGGATCCGGCCGCGCACGAACTCGTGGCCTGA
- a CDS encoding o-succinylbenzoate synthase: MTTRFRGITVREGLLLPGPAGWGEFCPFTEYDDAEAVAWLAAAREAADDGWPEPVRDRVPVNATVPAVGPEHAQRIVRDSGCRTAKVKVADPGGSLAEDEERVAAVRDALGPSGLVRVDANAAWGRDEAVAAITRLDRAAGGLEYAEQPCASVEDLAAVRRAVDVPVAADESIRRAEDPMRVVRAGAADVVVLKVSPLGGVRRALRIAEQCGLPVVVSSAVESGVGLAAGLALAGALPELHHACGLGTASLLAADVVDRPFVPDGGFLPVPRRAPEPVRRDGVEADPERAARWRARHDRVAALLEAPVQ, translated from the coding sequence ATGACCACGCGTTTCCGCGGGATCACCGTGCGGGAGGGGCTGCTGCTGCCCGGTCCCGCCGGGTGGGGCGAGTTCTGCCCGTTCACCGAGTACGACGACGCCGAGGCCGTGGCCTGGCTGGCCGCGGCCCGTGAGGCGGCGGACGACGGCTGGCCCGAGCCGGTCCGCGACCGGGTCCCGGTCAACGCCACGGTCCCGGCGGTCGGCCCGGAGCACGCGCAGCGGATCGTCCGCGACTCCGGGTGCCGCACCGCGAAGGTGAAGGTCGCGGACCCTGGCGGGTCGCTCGCCGAGGACGAGGAGCGGGTCGCCGCGGTCCGCGACGCGCTCGGCCCGTCGGGTCTCGTGCGGGTGGACGCGAACGCCGCGTGGGGCCGGGACGAGGCGGTCGCCGCCATCACCCGGCTGGACCGGGCGGCCGGCGGGCTGGAGTACGCCGAGCAGCCCTGCGCGTCGGTGGAGGACCTCGCCGCGGTGCGCCGTGCGGTGGACGTCCCGGTGGCCGCCGACGAGTCGATCCGCCGGGCCGAGGACCCGATGCGGGTGGTGCGGGCCGGGGCGGCCGACGTCGTCGTCCTGAAGGTCTCGCCGCTCGGGGGGGTGCGCCGGGCACTGCGGATCGCCGAGCAGTGCGGCCTGCCGGTCGTGGTGTCCTCGGCGGTGGAGTCGGGGGTCGGGCTGGCGGCCGGGCTGGCGCTGGCCGGTGCGCTGCCCGAGCTGCACCACGCCTGCGGGCTGGGGACGGCGTCGCTGCTGGCCGCCGACGTCGTCGACCGGCCGTTCGTCCCGGACGGCGGGTTCCTGCCGGTGCCGCGCCGCGCCCCGGAACCGGTGCGGCGCGACGGCGTCGAGGCGGACCCGGAGCGCGCGGCCCGGTGGCGGGCCCGGCACGACCGGGTCGCCGCGCTCCTGGAAGCCCCGGTTCAGTAG
- a CDS encoding MSMEG_1061 family FMN-dependent PPOX-type flavoprotein, with the protein MDEITDEARLREVIGETSAAIRDKARDHVDPVTAEFLAASPFFLLATTGPDGVDVSPRSDPAGCVLVLDERTVAFADRKGNRKLDSLRNILHDPRVGMIFVVPGSNDTVRVNGRARIVHRPDFADRLTVQGSTPEVAIVVEVEELFLHCAKAFLRSSLWDASTWPAKGEVPSAGKLVKGQYRVPGPARVIDAAMRREAKANRY; encoded by the coding sequence ATGGACGAGATCACGGACGAGGCGCGGCTGCGCGAGGTCATCGGCGAGACCAGCGCCGCCATCCGGGACAAGGCCCGCGACCACGTGGACCCGGTGACGGCGGAGTTCCTGGCCGCCTCGCCGTTCTTCCTGCTCGCGACGACCGGCCCGGACGGCGTGGACGTCTCCCCGCGGAGCGATCCCGCCGGCTGCGTGCTGGTGCTCGACGAGCGCACGGTCGCGTTCGCCGACCGCAAGGGCAACCGCAAGCTGGACTCGCTGCGCAACATCCTGCACGACCCCCGGGTCGGGATGATCTTCGTGGTGCCCGGGTCGAACGACACGGTGCGGGTCAACGGCCGCGCCCGGATCGTGCACCGGCCGGACTTCGCCGACCGGCTCACGGTGCAGGGATCGACCCCGGAGGTGGCGATCGTCGTCGAGGTCGAGGAGCTGTTCCTGCACTGCGCCAAGGCGTTCCTGCGGTCCTCGCTGTGGGACGCCTCGACCTGGCCGGCGAAGGGCGAGGTGCCCAGCGCCGGCAAGCTCGTCAAGGGCCAGTACCGGGTCCCGGGCCCGGCCCGGGTGATCGACGCGGCGATGCGCCGGGAGGCCAAGGCCAACCGCTACTGA
- a CDS encoding GntP family permease: MIGSMAILHIGIALAGVVGVIVALRVEPVIALVLGAAYLGLATGQGAAGTSTAVAEGFGSVMGEIGLLIAFGVLLGSLVQALGVPQRIAESMLRTFGRRGVPYAYGLSLGVVLASVFADVLIVLAGPLTRHASSRLGRDGHGLLSGAAIVGITAGLTFVVPGTALMAVVGVLGIPVGQALLYALPVGVLTIVVTVAVYSLLVRYGLWNPARDELAPAAVPATAPVADPAAPGGSAGAAGPGDGPDPGAVPGPAGHTGSGPTEPSGSGSGSGSTVGPAGAATPGTGGSAGPGGPLWLYAAPLVVTVVMILLGAGLTTAGVQGTVVDVVGDVSTALFAGVCVAYVIARRVLGAAELDEAVRRGMRTSGSILVLTGVGGSFAALVGGTDAGDYLSGLFDAGFGSPIVLTWIIAAVLHAAVGSITLGALTAIGIVAPVAEAAGGGQAVLIGLAALSGALFGGLPNANGFWLFKSVFELSVRGALKTYTLGPSIASVVSFLLLLAASVVVL, translated from the coding sequence GTGATCGGATCAATGGCGATCCTGCACATAGGGATCGCGCTGGCCGGCGTCGTCGGCGTCATCGTCGCGCTCCGGGTCGAGCCGGTGATCGCGCTCGTGTTGGGCGCGGCCTACCTCGGGCTCGCCACCGGGCAGGGCGCCGCGGGGACCAGCACGGCCGTCGCCGAGGGCTTCGGCTCGGTCATGGGCGAGATCGGGCTGCTGATCGCGTTCGGTGTGCTGCTCGGCTCGCTCGTGCAGGCGCTCGGCGTGCCGCAACGGATCGCCGAGTCGATGCTGCGGACGTTCGGCCGCCGCGGCGTGCCCTACGCCTACGGGCTGTCGCTGGGCGTGGTGCTCGCCTCGGTGTTCGCCGACGTCCTGATCGTGCTGGCCGGGCCGCTGACCCGGCACGCGTCGTCACGGCTCGGGCGCGACGGGCACGGTCTGCTGTCCGGGGCCGCGATCGTGGGCATCACCGCGGGCCTGACGTTCGTCGTGCCCGGGACGGCGCTGATGGCCGTCGTCGGGGTGCTCGGGATCCCGGTCGGGCAGGCGCTGCTCTACGCGCTGCCGGTCGGGGTGCTCACCATCGTCGTCACGGTCGCGGTGTACTCGCTGCTGGTGCGGTACGGGCTGTGGAACCCCGCGCGGGACGAGCTCGCCCCGGCCGCGGTCCCGGCGACGGCTCCCGTCGCGGACCCCGCCGCGCCGGGCGGGTCCGCAGGTGCCGCCGGGCCCGGGGACGGGCCGGACCCCGGCGCGGTGCCCGGCCCGGCCGGCCACACCGGCTCCGGCCCCACCGAGCCGTCCGGCTCCGGCTCCGGCTCCGGGAGCACGGTCGGTCCCGCGGGAGCCGCGACACCGGGCACCGGCGGTTCCGCCGGACCGGGCGGGCCGCTGTGGCTCTACGCCGCCCCGCTCGTGGTGACCGTGGTGATGATCCTGCTCGGGGCCGGCCTGACCACGGCCGGTGTGCAGGGGACGGTCGTCGACGTCGTCGGTGACGTCAGCACCGCGCTGTTCGCCGGGGTGTGCGTGGCCTACGTGATCGCCCGCCGGGTGCTGGGCGCGGCGGAGCTCGACGAGGCCGTCCGCCGCGGGATGCGCACCAGCGGGTCCATCCTCGTCCTCACCGGGGTCGGCGGGAGCTTCGCGGCGCTCGTCGGCGGCACCGACGCGGGCGACTACCTCTCCGGTCTGTTCGACGCCGGGTTCGGCTCGCCCATCGTGCTGACCTGGATCATCGCCGCCGTGCTGCACGCGGCCGTCGGGTCCATCACGCTGGGCGCGCTGACCGCGATCGGCATCGTCGCCCCGGTCGCCGAGGCTGCGGGCGGTGGGCAGGCGGTGCTGATCGGGCTGGCCGCGCTGTCCGGCGCCCTGTTCGGCGGGCTGCCCAACGCGAACGGGTTCTGGCTGTTCAAGTCGGTGTTCGAGCTGTCGGTCCGCGGGGCGCTCAAGACCTACACCCTGGGCCCGTCGATCGCCTCGGTCGTCTCGTTCCTGCTGCTGCTCGCCGCATCGGTGGTGGTCCTCTGA
- a CDS encoding hydroxymethylglutaryl-CoA lyase: protein MPAPGITLVEVAPRDGLQNEAVHLDVGQKLELVRRPVAAGARRIEAVSFANPARVLAMAGAEELMALVPREPGVRYAGLVMNERGLDRALACGVDEIDVVAVVTDTFSRRNQNTDTAGALDLVARLVPRARAAGVTVTVTLGASFGCPFEGEVPVQRLRDCLDTVAAAGPDEIALADTIGVAVPRDVHERFALAGAAAPGTPLRVHLHDTRNTAVANALAAVEAGVTALDSSIGVAGGCPFAPAATGNVATEDLVYALRRSGVAVPHDLRRLCDGARWLGSVLGRTLPSALLAAGDFPGPG, encoded by the coding sequence ATGCCCGCGCCGGGGATCACGCTGGTCGAGGTCGCGCCGCGGGACGGGTTGCAGAACGAGGCGGTGCACCTCGACGTCGGGCAGAAGCTCGAGCTCGTGCGCCGGCCCGTCGCCGCCGGTGCCCGGCGGATCGAGGCGGTGAGCTTCGCGAACCCGGCGCGGGTACTCGCGATGGCCGGGGCCGAGGAGCTGATGGCGCTCGTCCCGCGGGAGCCGGGCGTGCGCTACGCGGGCCTGGTGATGAACGAGCGCGGCCTGGACCGGGCGCTGGCGTGCGGGGTCGACGAGATCGACGTCGTCGCCGTCGTCACCGACACGTTCAGCCGGCGCAACCAGAACACCGACACCGCGGGCGCGCTGGACCTGGTGGCCCGGCTGGTCCCGCGGGCCCGCGCCGCGGGGGTCACCGTGACGGTGACCCTCGGCGCGTCGTTCGGCTGCCCGTTCGAGGGCGAGGTGCCGGTGCAGCGGCTGCGTGACTGCCTGGACACGGTGGCCGCCGCCGGGCCGGACGAGATCGCGCTCGCCGACACGATCGGCGTCGCCGTCCCGCGGGACGTGCACGAGCGGTTCGCCCTCGCGGGCGCCGCCGCCCCCGGCACGCCGCTGCGGGTGCACCTGCACGACACCCGCAACACCGCCGTCGCGAACGCGCTGGCCGCGGTCGAGGCGGGGGTGACGGCGCTCGACAGCAGCATCGGCGTCGCCGGTGGCTGCCCGTTCGCGCCCGCGGCGACCGGGAACGTCGCCACCGAGGACCTCGTCTACGCGCTGCGCCGCAGCGGCGTCGCGGTGCCGCACGACCTGCGGCGGCTGTGCGACGGCGCGCGCTGGCTCGGCTCCGTGCTGGGCCGCACCCTGCCCTCGGCGCTGCTCGCGGCCGGCGACTTCCCCGGCCCCGGCTGA
- a CDS encoding IS5 family transposase, translating to MRPGVVHRGGVARRRRRYPSDTSDEQWALIEPLLPAAGAGGRPEKHARRDVVDAILYVVRAGCAWRALPVDFPPWQTVYWYFNRWEQQRVTEQILPIVRRQLRADEGRDPEPSAGIIDSQSVRGADTVGRDTRGYDAGKKINGRKRFIVTDTLGLLLTTMVCSASVQDRDGAKSILLDLYLRTRVRFVYADAGFAGRLLDWATTILHTSVEIVRKPPEQRGFAVLPRRWVVERTLAWVTAHRRLARDYERHPAVSEAMIRWAAINTITRRIARGEPARRQQKYVVTPST from the coding sequence ATGCGTCCGGGTGTGGTCCATCGTGGAGGAGTGGCTCGGCGTAGGCGGCGGTACCCCTCGGACACCAGCGATGAGCAGTGGGCGTTGATCGAGCCGCTGCTGCCAGCGGCGGGGGCGGGAGGCCGGCCGGAGAAGCACGCGCGCCGTGATGTGGTGGATGCGATCCTCTACGTCGTGCGCGCCGGGTGCGCGTGGCGGGCTCTACCAGTGGATTTCCCGCCGTGGCAGACGGTGTACTGGTACTTCAACCGGTGGGAGCAGCAGAGGGTCACCGAGCAGATCCTCCCGATCGTGCGCCGTCAGCTACGCGCTGATGAGGGCCGCGACCCCGAACCCAGCGCGGGGATCATCGACTCGCAGTCGGTGAGGGGCGCTGACACGGTCGGGCGGGACACCCGCGGCTACGACGCCGGGAAGAAGATCAACGGTCGGAAGCGGTTCATCGTGACCGACACCCTCGGCCTGCTGCTGACCACGATGGTGTGCTCGGCGTCGGTGCAGGACCGCGATGGCGCCAAGTCGATCCTGCTCGACCTCTACCTGCGCACGAGGGTGCGGTTCGTCTACGCCGACGCCGGGTTCGCCGGGCGCCTGCTGGACTGGGCGACCACGATCCTGCACACCAGCGTCGAGATCGTGCGCAAACCGCCTGAGCAGCGCGGATTCGCCGTCCTCCCGCGGCGGTGGGTGGTCGAGCGGACCCTGGCCTGGGTCACCGCACACCGCCGCCTGGCCCGCGACTACGAACGCCACCCCGCAGTGTCCGAGGCCATGATCCGCTGGGCGGCGATCAACACCATCACCCGCCGCATCGCCCGTGGCGAACCCGCCCGACGCCAGCAGAAGTACGTAGTCACACCCTCAACATGA
- a CDS encoding CaiB/BaiF CoA transferase family protein has protein sequence MREPASTMTTTTPGAPGSGPDTATASGGPLAGLRVLETGSLIAGPFCAQLLGDFGAEVIKLEDPGAGDPMREWGHRHPSGHSLSWPVIARNKKSVTCNLRRREGQEILRGLAEHADVLVENFRPGTMERWGCGYADLSRVNPGLIMTRVTGYGQTGPYAGRAGFGAIGEAMGGIRYLTGEPGRPTSRIGVSLGDSLAGTFAALGTVMAVVNRQRTGVGQVVDSAIYEAVLALMEASLPEWELAGFQRERSGSTLPGVAPSNVYPSRDGAEVLIAGNRDTVFRRLAEALGRTDWLDDERFATHTARGAHGAELDGQIAAITATRDSEELLDALHEAGVPAGLAYRSEDMLRDPHFAARQAIVRLTHPALGPFPMQNVVPRLSGTPGRVAALGPELGEHTDEVLSAVLGTAPERLHELRAQGIV, from the coding sequence ATGAGGGAGCCGGCGAGCACCATGACGACGACGACACCCGGTGCACCGGGGAGCGGCCCGGACACCGCGACCGCATCCGGCGGCCCGCTCGCCGGGCTGCGGGTGCTGGAGACCGGCTCGCTGATCGCCGGCCCGTTCTGCGCCCAGCTGCTCGGCGACTTCGGCGCCGAGGTGATCAAGCTGGAGGATCCGGGCGCCGGCGACCCGATGCGGGAGTGGGGGCACCGCCACCCGTCGGGACACTCGCTGTCCTGGCCGGTCATCGCGCGCAACAAGAAGTCGGTGACCTGCAACCTGCGCCGCCGGGAGGGCCAGGAGATCCTGCGCGGCCTGGCGGAGCACGCGGACGTCCTGGTGGAGAACTTCCGGCCCGGCACCATGGAGCGCTGGGGCTGCGGCTACGCGGACCTGAGCCGGGTCAACCCGGGACTGATCATGACCCGGGTGACCGGCTACGGGCAGACCGGTCCCTACGCCGGGCGCGCCGGGTTCGGCGCGATCGGCGAGGCGATGGGCGGCATCCGCTACCTCACCGGCGAGCCGGGCCGCCCGACCAGCCGGATCGGGGTCTCCCTCGGTGACTCGCTGGCCGGGACGTTCGCCGCGCTCGGCACGGTCATGGCGGTGGTCAACCGGCAGCGGACCGGGGTCGGGCAGGTCGTCGACTCGGCGATCTACGAGGCCGTCCTCGCGCTGATGGAGGCGTCGCTGCCGGAGTGGGAGCTGGCCGGGTTCCAGCGCGAGCGCAGCGGCAGCACGCTGCCGGGCGTCGCGCCCAGCAACGTCTACCCGTCGCGGGACGGCGCCGAGGTCCTCATCGCGGGCAACCGCGACACCGTCTTCCGCCGGCTGGCCGAGGCGCTCGGCCGCACCGACTGGCTCGACGACGAGCGGTTCGCCACGCACACCGCCCGCGGCGCGCACGGCGCCGAGCTGGACGGGCAGATCGCCGCGATCACCGCGACCCGGGACAGCGAGGAGCTGCTCGACGCCCTGCACGAGGCGGGTGTCCCGGCCGGACTGGCCTACCGCTCCGAGGACATGCTGCGCGACCCGCACTTCGCGGCGCGGCAGGCGATCGTCCGGCTCACCCACCCCGCGCTCGGCCCGTTCCCGATGCAGAACGTCGTCCCCCGGCTGTCCGGCACGCCCGGCCGGGTCGCCGCACTCGGCCCCGAGCTGGGCGAGCACACCGACGAGGTGCTCTCGGCGGTGCTCGGCACGGCGCCGGAGCGCCTGCACGAGCTGCGCGCGCAGGGGATCGTCTGA